Sequence from the Burkholderia stabilis genome:
CCAGTCGCACCGCGACTGCGACAAGGTGCAGGACCCGTACAGCCTGCGCTGCCAGCCGCAGGTGATGGGCGCGTGCCTGGACCAGATGCGCCATGCGGCCGACGTGCTGCTGATCGAAGCGAACGCCGTGTCGGACAACCCGCTGATCTTCCCGGATACCGGCGAAGTGCTGTCGGGCGGCAACTTCCACGCGGAACCGGTTGCGTTCGCGGCCGACAACCTCGCGCTGGCTGCATCGGAAATCGGCGCGCTGGCCGAGCGCCGCATCGCGCTCCTGATCGACGCGACGCTGTCGGGCCTGCCCCCGTTCCTCGTACGGGACGGCGGCGTGAACTCGGGCTTCATGATCGCGCACGTGACGGCTGCCGCACTGGCATCGGAAAACAAGACGCTCGCACACCCGGCGTCGGTCGACTCGCTGCCGACCTCGGCAAACCAGGAAGACCACGTGTCGATGGCGACGTTCGCCGCGCGCAAGCTCGCCGACATCGCCGACAACACGAAGCACATCCTCGCGATCGAACTGCTGGCCGCCGCCCAGGGCGTCGACCTGCGCGCGCCGTACCACACGAGCCCGAAGCTGGCGCCCGTGATGGAAACGATCCGCGGCAAGGTCGCGCACTACGAGCTCGACCACTACTTCGCGCCGGACATCGCGGCAATCGCGAAGCTGGTCGGCGAGCGCGCGTTCGCGAAGGTCAGCCCGTTCTCGTTCGCATCGGAACAGTAAGCCCATGAGCGCGCCGGTCTACCAGGAGATCAAGGATTTCATCCTGGCCCGCATCCACGCAGGCGAGTGGGAGGAGGGCGATCAGGTGCCGTCCGAGAACGAGCTGGCGCGCGAGTTCAAGGTTGCGCGCATGACCGTCAACCGCGCGCTGCGCGAGTTGACGGCCGAGCAGGTGCTCACGCGCATGAAGGGCGCCGGCACCTACGTCGCGCGGCCGAAGTACGAGTCGACGCTGGTGGCGATCCGCAGCATCTCGGAAGAAGTCGGCGCGCGCGGGCATGCCTATCAAGCCAGCGTGCTCGGCCTCGAGACGATCCGCGCCGACGAGGCGCTCGCCGACGAGATGCAGGTGGCCGTGCGCGCGAAGCTGTTTCATTCGCAGGTGCTGCACTTCGAGAACGGCGAGCCGGTGCAGCTTGAAGAGCGGTGGGTGAATCCGGCGGTCGCGCCGGATTACGCCGAGCAGGATTTCACGAACACGACGCCGAACCTGTACCTGATGCGCGCGGCTCCGCTGCAGCGCGTCGAGTATCGGATCGAAGCGGCGGCCCCGGCGCCGGAGCGGCGCGAGCAGCTGCGGATGGACGACGTCGAACCGTGTCTGGTTTTACATCGGCGCACCTGGTCGCAGGGCGTCGTCGCCTCGGTGGCGAATCTGTGGCATCCCGGCAGCCGTTATCGCTTCACCGGGCATTTCTGATTCCTATTTGATATTCATTTTCCTTCGGGAGCAGTCGTCATGAACCATCCGAAACACATCGATCCCCGTCTCGATCCGACGCGCACGATCCGCGCGCCGCGCGGCAGCGAGAAGACCTGCAAGACCTGGCTGGCCGAAGCGGCCTACCGGATGATCCAGAACAACCTCGACCCGGAAGTCGCCGAGCATCCGCACGCGCTCGTCGTGTACGGCGGCATCGGCCGCGCGGCGCGCAACTGGGAATGCTACGACCAGATCCTCGCATCGCTGAAGGATCTCGAAGAGAACGAGACGCTGCTGATCCAGTCGGGCAAGCCGGTCGGTGTGTTCCGCACGCACAAGGATGCGCCGCGCGTGCTGCTCGCGAACTCGAACCTCGTGCCGCACTGGGCGAACTGGGATCACTTCCACGAGCTCGACCGCAAGGGCCTGATGATGTACGGCCAGATGACGGCCGGCAGCTGGATCTACATCGGCAGCCAGGGCATCGTTCAGGGCACCTATGAAACTTTCTTCTCGGTTGCGAACCAGCACTTCAACGGCGATCCGTCGGGCCGCTGGATCCTGACGGGCGGCCTGGGCGGGATGGGCGGCGCGCAGCCGCTCGCCGCGACGATGGCCGGCTTCTCGATGATCGCGGTCGAATGCGACGAGACGCGCATCGACTTCCGCCTGAAGACGCGCTACGTCGACAAGAAGGCGACGACGCTCGACGAAGCGCTCGGCATGATCGAGGAAGCGAAGCGCGACGGCAAGCCGGTGTCGATCGGCCTGCTCGGCAACGCGGCCGACGTGTTCGCGGAACTCGTCACGCGCGGCATCACGCCGGATTGCGTGACCGACCAGACGAGCGCGCACGACCCGATCAACGGCTACCTGCCGCAAGGCTGGACCGTCGCGCAATGGCGCGAGGCGCAGAAGGTCGATCCGCAAAGCATCGTGAAGGTCGCGAAGCAGTCGATGGCCGTCCAGGTGCGCGCGATGCTGGCGCTGCAGGAACGCGGCGCGGCCACGCTCGACTACGGCAACAACATCCGCCAGATGGCGCTGGAAATGGGCGTCGAGAACGCATTCGACTTCCCGGGCTTCGTGCCGGCGTACATCCGCCCGCTGTTCTGCGAAGGCAAGGGCCCGTTCCGCTGGGTCGCGCTGTCCGGCGATCCGGAAGACATCTACAAGACCGACCAGAAGGTGAAGGAGCTGATCCCCGACGATCCGCACCTGCACAACTGGCTCGACATGGCACGTGAGCGCATCGCGTTCCAGGGCCTGCCGGCACGGATCTGCTGGGTCGGCGTGAAGGATCGCTATCGTCTCGGCCAGGCGTTCAACGAGATGGTCAAGAACGGCGAACTGAAGGCGCCGATCGTGATCGGCCGCGACCACCTCGACACCGGTTCGGTCGCCAGCCCGAACCGCGAGACGGAATCGATGAAGGACGGTTCGGACGCCGTCAGCGACTGGCCGCTGCTGAACGCACTGCTGAACACGGCAGGCGGCGCATCGTGGGTGTCGCTGCACCACGGCGGCGGTGTCGGCATGGGCTTCTCGCAGCACTCGGGCGTCGTGATCGTCGCCGACGGTACCGCTGAAGCGCACGAGCGTCTCGGTCGCGTGCTGCTGAACGACCCGGCGACGGGCGTGATGCGCCATGCGGATGCCGGCTACGAACTCGCGCAGCAGACGGCCCGCGAAGCCGGCCTGAAGTTGCCGATGCTCGGCCGCTGAGCATGACGGCGCTCGACCAGGCGCCGGTGAACGCGACGATGATCCGCGCAGCGGATCTCGTCGCGTCGCCGTGGAAGAACGGCGGCGGCGTGACGCGCGAGATCGGCGCCTGGCCGCCCGGCGCCGCGCTCGACGCATTCGCGTGGCGCGTGAGCGTCGCGGACGTCGGCGCGGCCGGGCCGTTTTCGCGTTTCGACGGCATCGACCGCACGCTCGTGCTGCTGTCCGGCGCGGGCATGACGCTCGCCGAAACGGGCGGTGCGCGCCACGTGCTCGACACGCCGCTCGCCCGCGCGGATTTTGCGGGCGAGGCGGCGATCGACGCGACGCTGCACGACGGCGCGACGCGCGATTTCAACCTGATGACGCGCCGCTCGGCCGCGCGCGGCACGCTGGACGTGTGGCGCGCAGGCACGTATCGCATCGGGCGCGCGGATACCGTGCTGCTGTTCGGTGCGGCCGGCGCCGTCGGCGTCGACATTGACGGCGCGCACTACGCACTGGAAGAAATGGACACGTTGCGGCTCGACGGGCTGCAACGTGCGTTTGACGTCGTCGTGAGCGGGGGCGGCGCGCTGCTGGCCGTCTCGCTCGCCGTCGGCGCACGAGACTGAACGCATGAAACCGACTGTCTGGCATCACCTGAAGCTGTGTCCGCACGGCCATCCCGACGAGACGATCGACGACGCGGCGATCGCCGTCGACGAAACCGGCACGATCGTCTGGCTCGGCGCGTTCTCCGCGCTGCCGCACGGTTATGCCCACTGGCAGCGCGAGGATCTGCACGGCGCGTGGGTGACGCCGGGCCTCGTCGATTGCCATACGCACCTGGTGTACGGCGGCACGCGCGCGGATGAATTCGCGCAGCGTCTCGCGGGCGTCAGCTACGAGGAAATCGCGCGGCAGGGCGGCGGGATCGTGTCGACGGTGCGCGCGACGCGCGCGGCCGACGAGACGACGCTGTTCGTGCAGGCCGCCGCGCGCCTGCAGCCGCTGCTCGCCGAAGGCGTGACCGCGATCGAGATCAAGTCGGGCTACGGGCTCGACCTCGCGAGCGAGCGCAAGATGCTGCGCGTCGCGCGCCAGCTCGGCGAGCGCTTCCCGGTCACCGTCTACACGACCTTCCTCGGCGCGCACGCGCTGCCGCCCGAATACGCGGGCCGTGCGGATGCGTATATCGACGAGGTGTGCGAACGGATGCTGCCGGCGCTGGCCGACGAAGGCCTCGTCGACGCGGTCGACGTGTTCTGCGAACGCATCGGCTTTTCGCTCGCGCAGACCGAGCGCGTGTTCGAGGCCGCGACGCGGCGCGGGCTGCCCGTGAAGCTGCATGCGGAGCAACTGTCGAACGCGGGCGGCACGGCGCTTGCCGCACGCTACCGCGCGCTGTCGGCCGACCACCTCGAATTTCTCGACGAAGCCGGCATCGAGGCAATGAAGGCGGCCGGTACGGTCGCCGTGTTGCTGCCCGGCGCGTACTACTTCATTCGCGAAACGCAACTGCCGCCGATCGAGCTGCTGCGCAAGCACGGCGTGCCGATCGCGCTTGCGACCGATCACAACCCCGGCACGTCGCCGCTCGAATCGCTGCTGCTGACGTTGAACCTCGGCTGCACGCTGTTCCGCATGACGGTGCCCGAGGTGCTGCAGGGCGTCACGCGCCATGCGGCGGCGGCGCTCGGCCGCGCGGATCGCCACGGCGCGCTCGAAGTCGGGCGTCAGGCGGACTTCGCCGCATGGTCGGTCGGCTCGCTGTCGGAGCTGGCTTACTGGATCGGCCGCCCGCTGTGCGAGCAAGTCGTGCGCGGCGGGACGACCGTGTTTCGCAGGATGAATGGATAGACTTATGACCACCTCCATGTTGTTCGCCGACCATGCGTACCTGCCCGACGGCTGGCGCCGCAACGTGCTGCTGCGCTGGGACGCGGCCGGCACGCTGATCGACGTGACGCCCGACACCGATGCGCCGGCAGGTGTCGCGCGCGCGGCCGGGCCGGTGCTGCCCGGCATGCCGAACCTGCATTCGCACGCGTTCCAGCGCGCGATGGCGGGGCTCACCGAATACCGCGCGAATCCCGCCGACAGCTTCTGGAGCTGGCGCGACCTGATGTACCGCTTCGCGCTGAAGATCACGCCCGACGCGCTCGCGGCGATTGCGCGCTGGCTGTATGTCGAGATGCTCAAGTGCGGCTACACGTCGGTGTGCGAATTCCATTACGTGCATCACGCGCAGGACGGATCGCGTTATCCGCAGATCGCCGAACTCGGCACGCGCGTGATCGACGCCGCGCGTTCGGCCGGTATCGGCATCACGATGCTGCCCGTGGCGTACCAGTTCGCCGGCTTCGGCAACAAGCCGCCGCGGGATGACCAGCGTCGCTTCATCAACACGCCCGACGGCCTGCTCGAACTGCTCGACGCGATGCGTCGCGCCGCGCCCGAGGATGGCGGGCTGCGCTACGGCGTCGCACCGCACTCGCTGCGCGCGGTGTCCGAGAGCGGGCTGCGCGCGCTGCTCGAAGGCCTGCCCGACGACGCGCCCGTGCATATCCACATCGCCGAACAGACGGCCGAAGTCGACGATTGCGTGCGGACCTACGGGGCGCGCCCCGTACAGTGGCTGCTCGATCGCTTCGACGTCGATGCGCGCTGGTGCCTCGTGCATGCGACGCACGTCGACGCGGCCGAAACGGCGGCGCTCGCGAAGCGTCGCGCGGTCGCCGGCCTGTGCCTGACGACCGAGGCAAACCTCGGCGACGGCGTGTTCCCGGCGGTCGACTACCTCGCGCAGGGCGGCGTGATCGGCGTCGGCTCGGACAGCCACGCGTCGGTCGACTGGCGTGCGGAACTGCGCCTGCTCGAATACGGGCAGCGGCTCGCACACCGCGCGCGCAACGTGCTGGCGAGCGACACGCAGGCGCATGTCGCCGATCGCCTGCTCGACGCATCGCTCGCGGGCGGCGCACAGGCCAGCGGGCGGCGCGTCGGTGCGCTGCGCGAAGGCTGCCGCGCCGACTGGCTCGTGCTCGATCCCGATCATCCGGCGATCGCCGAACACGACAGCGCGTCCTGGCTGTCGGGCGTCGTGTTCGCCGAGCACGGCGAGACGCCGGTGCTCGACGTCTACACGGGCGGCGAGCGCGTCGTGAGCGGCCGCCGTCATCGCGACGAAGCCGTCGCGTATGCAGACTACCGCGCCGCGCTGGCGCAACTGCTGCGCTGACGCGCGGCAACCGGCGCACGTCCACGCGTGCGCCGGCAGACTTCTACGGTGATGCGACATGACTGAACAACCGGCTGTATTCACGCTGAAGCAGGGCACGTTGCCGCTGCTGATCTCGATCCCGCACGCAGGCACGCACATCCCCGACGACATCGCCGCGACGATGACGCCCGATGCGCGCTTCGTCGACGATTGCGACTGGCATCTCGAGCGGCTGTACGGGTTCGCGGCGGGCCTCGGCGCATCGATTCTCGTGCCGTCGCATGCGCGTTACGTCGTCGACCTGAACCGTCCGCCCGACAACGAGAACCTGTATCCGGGGCAGGATACGACGGGGCTCGTGCCGGTCGACACGTTCGACAAGGCGCCGCTCTATCCGGCGAACGCGCTGCCGGGCAACGACGAGATCATGCGCCGCCGCGACCGCTACTGGCGTCCGTATCACGACGCGCTGCAAGGCGAGGTCGCGCGCCTGAAGCGCGAGCACGGCCGCGTGCTCGTGTGGGAAGCGCATTCGATCCGTTCGCACGTGCCGCGTTTCTTCGAAGGCCGCCTGCCGGACTTCAACTTCGGGACGTCGAGCGGCGCGAGCGCCACGCCGGGTCTCGCGGAGGCGCTCGCCGCGCGCGTGCTCGCGCATGGCGGTTATACGGCCGTCGCGAACGGGCGTTTCAAGGGCGGCTACATCACGCGTCATTACGGCGTGCCCGACACCGGTGTCGAGGCCGTGCAGCTCGAGCTGTCGCAGATCACCTACATGGAAGAGACGCGTCCTTACGCGTACGACGAAGCGCGTGCAGCGCGGATTGCGCCGCTGCTGCAGACGCTCGTCGAAACCGCGCTCGCGCATCGCTGAGCACGGGCCACGCGCGTGCGGCAGTGCGGCGAAGCCGTCCACCGCGACCCGCCGGCACGCAATGCGCGGGGCGTCGCAACGCACAACACGGCATCGATCCGGGCGATCGATGCCGTTTTTTTTCGTCTGACCGATATCGTTGGCGGCACCTGAAAATTTGACGCAATTTTTAGGTGATATAAGCTGAATGTCAGGAAGTCGTCACGCGCGGGCCGGCGGCGCGGCCAGCGATCATGGCCGCATCGCGCCGGAATCCGTTGCGAGACATCTTGCTGACGTGTCGCCTCGCGGCATCGCGACACGTGTCCCGCATCCATCAGTCAGTCGAGTACGATCGTGAAAGCCGCCAGCCCTTCGATACGCCGGACGCGAAGTCCGTCGGCGGGCGCGCCGCCTCAGGCCGGGCCGATCCGGCATGCTGATCGCGGCACGCGTGCCGCCCCTTTACGCGAGCCTCGTTTCTTCGCCGTTTCCCATCGCGGCCTGCGCCGCTTCAATCTCGTGACCGCGCACGTGTTCAGCGCGGTGCAGTGCGACGGCAGCGCATCCTTGTTGCCCTAGCGTCCTTTTCCGCTTTCGTCCCGGGCCGCTTCGCCTGTTGCCGCACCGTCGGCGCGGCAGGACTGCACCTGCGCCCGCGTTGCGTCGTCATGCGCGTGCGCGGTGCCACCGCGGACCTTCATCGTCCAGCGTGCGGGCGTGCCGCGCGCGATTACCGGAGAGCTGCCCATGCGTGCACGCCCGATCGTAGCCGTCACCGCCGACCGTATCCTGCGCGGTGCGCATCCGAATCACACGGCGGGAGAGAAGTACCTGACCGCGCTCGTCGACGGCGCCGGCGCGCTTGCGTTCGTGCTGCCCGCGCTCGGCGCGCGCCAGCCGGCCGACACGATCGTCGCGGCGGTCGACGGGCTGCTGCTGACCGGCAGCTACTCGAACGTCGAGCCGCATCATTACGGCGGCGCCGCGAGCGCGCCCGACACGCTGCACGATCCCGCGCGCGATGCGACCGCGTTGCCGCTGATTCGCGCGGCGATCGACGCGGGCGTGCCGGTGCTCGCGATCTGCCGCGGCATGCAGGAGCTGAACGTCGCATACGGCGGCACGCTGCATCAGCGGCTGCACGCGACGACCGGCTTCGACGATCATCGCGAGCGGCCGGCCGATCCGCTCGAACGGCAGTACGGCCCCGCGCACGTCGTGCAACTCGCGCCGGGCGGCCTGCTGCAGCGGATCGCGCGCGGCGCGCACGAGGCGACGGTCAATTCGCTGCACGACCAGGGCATCGAGCGTCTCGGCGCCGGGCTCACCGTCGAAGCGAGCGCACCCGACGGGCTGGTCGAAGCCGTCAGCGTGTGCGGCGCACGCGCGTTCGCGCTCGGCGTGCAGTGGCATCCCGAATGGCGCTTCGCGGAACAGCCGCTGTCGCGCGACATCTTCGCGGCATTCGGCGCGGCGTGCCGCGCGCGCATGGCGCACCGCATTCATGCGGCCGGCGGCGACCTGCCGTCGACGGCCGTATCCGACGTCGACTGAAAGAGGCCGATCATGCAACCCGAACTGAGCGAATTCCTGCGACAGCATCGCATCACCGAGGTCGAGGCGATCATTCCCGACATGGCCGGCATCGCGCGCGGCAAGATTATCCCGCGCAACAAATTCGAATCCGGCGAATCGATGCGACTGCCGCAGGCCGTGATGGTGCAGACCGTCACCGGCGACTATCCGGAGGATGGCACGCTGACCGGCGTGACCGATCCCGACATGGTGTGCGTGCCCGATCCGTCGACGATCTGCCTGATCCCGTGGGCCGTCGATCCGACCGCGCAGGTGATCCACGACTGCGTGCATTTCGACGGTTCGCCGGTCGAGATCTCGCCGCGCTACGTGCTGCGCCGCGTGCTCGACCTGTACCAGGCGAAGGGCTGGAAGCCCGTGGTCGCGCCGGAGCTCGAGTTCTATCTGGTCGACATGAACGCCGATCCCGACCTGCCGCTGCGTCCGCCGATCGGCCGCACGGGGCGCGCGGAGACCGGCCGCCAGTCGTATTCGATCGAGGCCGTCAACGAGTTCGATCCGCTGTTCGAGGACATCTACGAGTATTGCGAGATGCAGGGCCTCGATATCGAGACGCTGATCCACGAAGTCGGCGCCGCGCAGATGGAGATCAACTTCGTGCACGGCGACGCGCTGCCGCTCGCCGACCAGGTATTCCTGTTCAAGCGCACGGTGCGCGAGGCCGCGTTGCGTCACAACATGTACGCGACGTTCATGGCCAAGCCGATGGAAAACGAGCCGGGATCGGCGATGCATATCCACCAGAGCCTCGCGGATGTGCGCACCGGGCGCAATCTGTTCGCCGACGAAGACGGCGCCGTGTCGCCGCTGTTCCACAGCTATCTCGCGGGGCTGCAGAAATACACGCCGGCGCTGATGCCGATCTTCGCGCCGTACATCAATTCCTATCGCCGCCTGTCGCGCTTCATGGCCGCGCCGATCAACGTGCAGTGGGGCTACGACAACCGCACGGTCGGTTTCCGCATCCCGCAGTCGAGCCCGGTCGCGCGCCGCATCGAGAACCGGATTCCGGGCGTCGACTGCAACCCTTACCTCGCGTTCGCGGCGACGCTCGCCGCCGGCTATCTCGGCATGACGCAGCAGCTCGCGCCGACCGAGCCGATCGCGTCGGACGGTTACGACCTGCCGTACCAGTTGCCGCGCAACCTCGAGGAGGGCATCTCACTGATGGCCGCATGCGAGCCGCTCGCCAGCATCCTCGGCGACAAGTTCGTGAAGGCCTATCTGGCGCTGAAGGAAACCGAATACGAAGCGTTCTTCCGCGTGATCAGCTCGTGGGAACGCAGGCATCTGCTGCTGCACGTATGAGCGTGCGGGACTGTTATCCGGAGGAAAAATGACCGATCGAAACGAAGCTGTGTCACCACGCACGACCGCGCACGCGACCGCCGAATACCGCACGCTCGACGCTGCGCACCACATCCACCCGTTCTCGGACATGGGCGCACTGAACCGCGCGGGCAGCCGCGTGATCGTGAAGGGCGAAGGCGTCTACCTGTGGGACTCGGAAGGCAACAAGGTCATCGACGGGATGGCCGGCCTCTGGTGCGTGAACGTCGGCTACGGCCGCAAGGAACTCGCCGACGCCGCGTATCGCCAGCTGCAGGAACTGCCGTTCTACAACACGTTCTTCAAGACCACGCACCCGCCGGTGATCGAGCTCTCCGCGATGCTCGCGGAAGTGACGCCCGCAGGCTTCAACCACTTCTTCTACTGCAACAGCGGCTCGGAAGGCAACGACACCGTGCTGCGCCTCGTGCATCAGTACTGGCGCGTGCAGGGCAAGCCGCAGAAGAAATACGTGATCTCGCGCAAGAACGGCTATCACGGCTCGACGATCGCCGGCGGCACGCTCGGCGGGATGGGCTACATGCACGAGCAGATGCCGTCGAAGGTCGAGCACATCGTGCACATCGACCAGCCGTATTTCTTCGGTGAAGCGCAGCCAGGCGAAACACCGGAGGCGTTCGGCCTCGCGCGCGCGCAGCAGCTCGAAGCGAAGATCCTCGAACTCGGCGCGGAGAACGTCGCGGCGTTCATCGGCGAGCCGTTCCAGGGCGCGGGCGGCGTGATCTTCCCGCCGTCGACGTACTGGCCGGAAATCCAGCGGATCTGCCGCAAGTACGACATCCTGCTCGTCGCCGACGAAGTGATCGGCGGGTTCGGGCGCACCGGCGAATGGTTCGCGCACCAGCACTTCGGCTTCGAGCCGGATCTCATCACGATGGCGAAGGGGCTGACGTCGGGTTATGTGCCGATGGGGGCGGTCGGCATTCACGAGCGCGTTGCGCGCCCGATCATCGACAACGGCGAATTCAATCACGGCCTCACGTATTCCGGGCACCCGGTGGCGGCGGCCGTCGCGGTCGCGAACCTGAAGCTGCTGCGCGACGAAGGGATCGTCGAGCGCGTGAAGAACGATATCGGGCCATATTTCCAGCGCCGGCTGCGCGATGCGCTGGGCGACCATCCGATCGTCGGGGAGATTGCGGGAGCGGGGCTGGTCGCGGGCGTTCAGCTCGCGCGTGACAGGGGCCGGCGCGAGCGGTTTGGCGCGGACGTCGATATCGGCACGATCTGCCGCGACTTCTGCTTCAACGGCAATCTGATCATGCGCGCGACCGGCGACCGGATGCTGCTGTCGCCGCCGCTCGTGATCCGTGAGGCGGAGGTCGACGAGATCGTCGACAAGGCGAAACGTGCGTTCGATGCGACGGCGGAGCGGGCGGGATAGTTACGCGACGATTTACCCCGCGATCATGCGGTTGCAATCGCGCGAGAGGCATATCGAATCGTTATCGACAGGGATCTGACGAGTGTCGTCGGGCGCGGAGAGAGGCGTATTTCCCTGCAACAGCGCTTGATGCTCTCGGTAGGGAGCAGGTTCAACGTATCGGGCCGACCTCTTCGAGGTGGCCCGATCACAGGAAAACAAATGGGGTGTTGCTCGGATGCGGAGGGAGAGCAGGGCGGGATTACGCGTGTGCGAATCGCTGCCGTTCAAAATTCATTACGAGTGCTACCGACGATGTGATATCCATTTTCCCCGTCTCGACGATGAGATCGGGGGTGGTCGGTACTTCATATGGATCCGATATGCCGGTAAATTGCGTCGTCTGACCGGTGATCGCTTTTGCATAAAGCTGCTTCGGATCACGTGCGGAGCAAGTTGCAATATCGGTTTTCAGGTAGATCTCGACGAATCGATCGGCACCGACGATTTTTCGTGCCT
This genomic interval carries:
- the hutC gene encoding histidine utilization repressor, with product MSAPVYQEIKDFILARIHAGEWEEGDQVPSENELAREFKVARMTVNRALRELTAEQVLTRMKGAGTYVARPKYESTLVAIRSISEEVGARGHAYQASVLGLETIRADEALADEMQVAVRAKLFHSQVLHFENGEPVQLEERWVNPAVAPDYAEQDFTNTTPNLYLMRAAPLQRVEYRIEAAAPAPERREQLRMDDVEPCLVLHRRTWSQGVVASVANLWHPGSRYRFTGHF
- the hutU gene encoding urocanate hydratase, yielding MNHPKHIDPRLDPTRTIRAPRGSEKTCKTWLAEAAYRMIQNNLDPEVAEHPHALVVYGGIGRAARNWECYDQILASLKDLEENETLLIQSGKPVGVFRTHKDAPRVLLANSNLVPHWANWDHFHELDRKGLMMYGQMTAGSWIYIGSQGIVQGTYETFFSVANQHFNGDPSGRWILTGGLGGMGGAQPLAATMAGFSMIAVECDETRIDFRLKTRYVDKKATTLDEALGMIEEAKRDGKPVSIGLLGNAADVFAELVTRGITPDCVTDQTSAHDPINGYLPQGWTVAQWREAQKVDPQSIVKVAKQSMAVQVRAMLALQERGAATLDYGNNIRQMALEMGVENAFDFPGFVPAYIRPLFCEGKGPFRWVALSGDPEDIYKTDQKVKELIPDDPHLHNWLDMARERIAFQGLPARICWVGVKDRYRLGQAFNEMVKNGELKAPIVIGRDHLDTGSVASPNRETESMKDGSDAVSDWPLLNALLNTAGGASWVSLHHGGGVGMGFSQHSGVVIVADGTAEAHERLGRVLLNDPATGVMRHADAGYELAQQTAREAGLKLPMLGR
- a CDS encoding HutD family protein, which produces MTALDQAPVNATMIRAADLVASPWKNGGGVTREIGAWPPGAALDAFAWRVSVADVGAAGPFSRFDGIDRTLVLLSGAGMTLAETGGARHVLDTPLARADFAGEAAIDATLHDGATRDFNLMTRRSAARGTLDVWRAGTYRIGRADTVLLFGAAGAVGVDIDGAHYALEEMDTLRLDGLQRAFDVVVSGGGALLAVSLAVGARD
- the hutI gene encoding imidazolonepropionase translates to MKPTVWHHLKLCPHGHPDETIDDAAIAVDETGTIVWLGAFSALPHGYAHWQREDLHGAWVTPGLVDCHTHLVYGGTRADEFAQRLAGVSYEEIARQGGGIVSTVRATRAADETTLFVQAAARLQPLLAEGVTAIEIKSGYGLDLASERKMLRVARQLGERFPVTVYTTFLGAHALPPEYAGRADAYIDEVCERMLPALADEGLVDAVDVFCERIGFSLAQTERVFEAATRRGLPVKLHAEQLSNAGGTALAARYRALSADHLEFLDEAGIEAMKAAGTVAVLLPGAYYFIRETQLPPIELLRKHGVPIALATDHNPGTSPLESLLLTLNLGCTLFRMTVPEVLQGVTRHAAAALGRADRHGALEVGRQADFAAWSVGSLSELAYWIGRPLCEQVVRGGTTVFRRMNG
- a CDS encoding formimidoylglutamate deiminase; translation: MTTSMLFADHAYLPDGWRRNVLLRWDAAGTLIDVTPDTDAPAGVARAAGPVLPGMPNLHSHAFQRAMAGLTEYRANPADSFWSWRDLMYRFALKITPDALAAIARWLYVEMLKCGYTSVCEFHYVHHAQDGSRYPQIAELGTRVIDAARSAGIGITMLPVAYQFAGFGNKPPRDDQRRFINTPDGLLELLDAMRRAAPEDGGLRYGVAPHSLRAVSESGLRALLEGLPDDAPVHIHIAEQTAEVDDCVRTYGARPVQWLLDRFDVDARWCLVHATHVDAAETAALAKRRAVAGLCLTTEANLGDGVFPAVDYLAQGGVIGVGSDSHASVDWRAELRLLEYGQRLAHRARNVLASDTQAHVADRLLDASLAGGAQASGRRVGALREGCRADWLVLDPDHPAIAEHDSASWLSGVVFAEHGETPVLDVYTGGERVVSGRRHRDEAVAYADYRAALAQLLR
- the hutG gene encoding N-formylglutamate deformylase; amino-acid sequence: MTEQPAVFTLKQGTLPLLISIPHAGTHIPDDIAATMTPDARFVDDCDWHLERLYGFAAGLGASILVPSHARYVVDLNRPPDNENLYPGQDTTGLVPVDTFDKAPLYPANALPGNDEIMRRRDRYWRPYHDALQGEVARLKREHGRVLVWEAHSIRSHVPRFFEGRLPDFNFGTSSGASATPGLAEALAARVLAHGGYTAVANGRFKGGYITRHYGVPDTGVEAVQLELSQITYMEETRPYAYDEARAARIAPLLQTLVETALAHR
- a CDS encoding gamma-glutamyl-gamma-aminobutyrate hydrolase family protein, translating into MRARPIVAVTADRILRGAHPNHTAGEKYLTALVDGAGALAFVLPALGARQPADTIVAAVDGLLLTGSYSNVEPHHYGGAASAPDTLHDPARDATALPLIRAAIDAGVPVLAICRGMQELNVAYGGTLHQRLHATTGFDDHRERPADPLERQYGPAHVVQLAPGGLLQRIARGAHEATVNSLHDQGIERLGAGLTVEASAPDGLVEAVSVCGARAFALGVQWHPEWRFAEQPLSRDIFAAFGAACRARMAHRIHAAGGDLPSTAVSDVD
- a CDS encoding glutamine synthetase family protein, producing MQPELSEFLRQHRITEVEAIIPDMAGIARGKIIPRNKFESGESMRLPQAVMVQTVTGDYPEDGTLTGVTDPDMVCVPDPSTICLIPWAVDPTAQVIHDCVHFDGSPVEISPRYVLRRVLDLYQAKGWKPVVAPELEFYLVDMNADPDLPLRPPIGRTGRAETGRQSYSIEAVNEFDPLFEDIYEYCEMQGLDIETLIHEVGAAQMEINFVHGDALPLADQVFLFKRTVREAALRHNMYATFMAKPMENEPGSAMHIHQSLADVRTGRNLFADEDGAVSPLFHSYLAGLQKYTPALMPIFAPYINSYRRLSRFMAAPINVQWGYDNRTVGFRIPQSSPVARRIENRIPGVDCNPYLAFAATLAAGYLGMTQQLAPTEPIASDGYDLPYQLPRNLEEGISLMAACEPLASILGDKFVKAYLALKETEYEAFFRVISSWERRHLLLHV
- a CDS encoding aspartate aminotransferase family protein, which gives rise to MTDRNEAVSPRTTAHATAEYRTLDAAHHIHPFSDMGALNRAGSRVIVKGEGVYLWDSEGNKVIDGMAGLWCVNVGYGRKELADAAYRQLQELPFYNTFFKTTHPPVIELSAMLAEVTPAGFNHFFYCNSGSEGNDTVLRLVHQYWRVQGKPQKKYVISRKNGYHGSTIAGGTLGGMGYMHEQMPSKVEHIVHIDQPYFFGEAQPGETPEAFGLARAQQLEAKILELGAENVAAFIGEPFQGAGGVIFPPSTYWPEIQRICRKYDILLVADEVIGGFGRTGEWFAHQHFGFEPDLITMAKGLTSGYVPMGAVGIHERVARPIIDNGEFNHGLTYSGHPVAAAVAVANLKLLRDEGIVERVKNDIGPYFQRRLRDALGDHPIVGEIAGAGLVAGVQLARDRGRRERFGADVDIGTICRDFCFNGNLIMRATGDRMLLSPPLVIREAEVDEIVDKAKRAFDATAERAG